From the Gemmatimonadales bacterium genome, the window ATACGCCTGGTCGCGGCAGAGCTTCGAGGCGTCGCTGAAGGTCGAGCCGGATCACGAAGACGCGCTGGCAGGGCTCGGCGAGGTGCTCCTGAAGCTCGGCGCGCGCGACGCGGGGCTGAAGTGCTTCGACCGCGTCCTGGAGCTGGGTTTCAAGGACGACCTGGACATCGTGCTGCAGATGGGCCGCGCGCTGTTCCGGGAGGGGATGGTGGAGGGGGCGCGCCGCTTCTTCGAGATCGCGCTGCTTTCCCATCCGGCGAGCGCGGAGGCGGCTGCCTGCGTGGGCTACGCCGCCCACCGGCTCTCGGCCGAGACGGACGCGCTGCGCTGGCTGCGCCACGCGCTCGAGCTCGACCCCAAGCACACGGAAGCGCGGATCTACCTGGCCAACCTGCTCTACGATCGCGGCGAGTACGAGCCGTCGCTGGCCGAATTCGAGCGCACCGAGCCCGACGACCACTGGGACGAGCTCGGGATCTGGCGGCTGATCGAGCTCAAGCGCAGCGTCTACCGGCTTCCCGAGGACGATCCCGAGCTGAAGCCGTGGCTGGTGCGGCTCGCGGACCTGGCCGGTGACGCCGACGCGACGGACCTCCTGCTGGCGGAGATCGAGGCCGCCGGGCCCGACGGAACGGGCTCCCGCGATCCCGCGCAACTGGAGCTGTTCGGCACGCTCGTGACCGAGCTACAGGCGATGCACCGGCAGAAGCGCGGCTTCGAGGTCCACCGCGTCACGACCAGCGACGGCGTCACCTACGTCGGGACCTGGGAGGACATCGTCGCCGGGATGAGG encodes:
- a CDS encoding tetratricopeptide repeat protein, producing the protein MSDPFLSSDEYDERAHQLYNEGRYDEAVGVLKEGLAVYPDALELLVGLGYARLAREEYAWSRQSFEASLKVEPDHEDALAGLGEVLLKLGARDAGLKCFDRVLELGFKDDLDIVLQMGRALFREGMVEGARRFFEIALLSHPASAEAAACVGYAAHRLSAETDALRWLRHALELDPKHTEARIYLANLLYDRGEYEPSLAEFERTEPDDHWDELGIWRLIELKRSVYRLPEDDPELKPWLVRLADLAGDADATDLLLAEIEAAGPDGTGSRDPAQLELFGTLVTELQAMHRQKRGFEVHRVTTSDGVTYVGTWEDIVAGMRDDDQAYSGRPIEEFLAGAAARATRLTGVSVPATDAEAFLRGYADAGLVRILR